Proteins encoded by one window of Bacillus sp. DTU_2020_1000418_1_SI_GHA_SEK_038:
- a CDS encoding polyprenyl synthetase family protein, translating to MQQPSFSLFAKNQKALLENMLRESVSKLNAPSVIKESMLYSLEAGGKRIRPLLLLATLEAFGEDTRKGLQTASAVEMIHTYSLIHDDLPSMDNDDLRRGKPTNHKVFGDAYAILAGDALLTYSFQLITETPSEFANAETKLELIKEMSKAAGAEGMVGGQVADISGEDKVLTLNELEYIHIHKTGKLLQYSVVAGAILAGADEETMKTLGEFAYHLGIAFQIRDDILDLEGTEEVIGKPVGSDASNHKSTYPSLLTLNGAKEALHHHIQQAKFKLAVTGLNTKLLEEITDLIEKRNH from the coding sequence TTGCAGCAGCCATCCTTTTCTTTATTTGCAAAAAATCAAAAAGCCTTATTAGAAAATATGTTAAGGGAAAGTGTCAGCAAGCTGAATGCTCCTTCCGTTATTAAAGAATCGATGCTGTATTCATTAGAAGCCGGAGGAAAGCGAATTAGACCGCTTCTGTTATTAGCTACGCTTGAAGCATTTGGGGAAGATACAAGGAAAGGTCTTCAAACTGCTTCTGCAGTAGAAATGATTCATACTTATTCGCTCATTCATGATGATCTTCCGAGTATGGATAATGATGATTTGAGACGGGGAAAGCCAACCAATCATAAAGTATTTGGAGATGCTTATGCGATTTTGGCAGGTGATGCCCTGTTAACATACAGCTTCCAATTAATTACTGAAACTCCTTCAGAATTTGCTAATGCGGAAACGAAGCTTGAACTTATTAAAGAAATGTCAAAAGCAGCTGGAGCTGAAGGAATGGTCGGTGGACAAGTTGCTGATATAAGTGGAGAGGATAAGGTCCTAACGTTAAATGAATTAGAGTATATTCATATTCATAAAACGGGTAAACTTCTGCAATACAGTGTTGTGGCTGGAGCAATTCTTGCTGGAGCAGACGAGGAAACAATGAAAACACTTGGTGAGTTTGCTTACCATCTTGGAATCGCATTTCAAATACGTGATGACATCCTTGATTTAGAAGGGACGGAAGAGGTAATTGGCAAGCCTGTTGGCAGTGATGCTTCTAACCACAAAAGCACCTATCCTTCACTGCTTACATTGAACGGTGCAAAAGAAGCCCTGCATCACCATATCCAGCAAGCAAAGTTTAAGCTTGCAGTAACCGGCCTGAATACAAAGCTTCTAGAGGAAATTACAGACCTAATCGAAAAAAGAAACCATTAA
- a CDS encoding exodeoxyribonuclease VII small subunit, whose protein sequence is MSSEQKLTFEEAMEKLEVIVEKLEEGDVPLEEAINIYKQGMELSKLCHDKLKNVESQLTQILTEDGRKENFVITEEE, encoded by the coding sequence TTGTCTTCAGAACAAAAGCTAACATTTGAAGAGGCTATGGAGAAACTAGAAGTGATTGTAGAAAAGCTCGAAGAAGGGGACGTCCCTCTTGAAGAGGCCATCAATATTTATAAGCAAGGTATGGAACTATCCAAGCTTTGTCATGATAAGTTGAAAAATGTAGAATCACAGCTCACTCAAATTTTGACTGAGGATGGGCGGAAAGAAAATTTCGTCATTACCGAGGAGGAGTAA
- the xseA gene encoding exodeoxyribonuclease VII large subunit, which yields MKDQRYLTVNALTKYIKRKFDADPHLQDVLVKGEISNFKQHSSGHMYFTLKDEKARVLAVMFSSNNRGMKFSPENGMKVLIRGDLTVYEPSGQYQIYIKEMHPDGIGDLYLAFEQLKERLEKEGIFSPQNKKPIPKFPKTVGIITSPTGAAIRDILTTIKRRYPVVNITIFPALVQGLQAAPSIVKQIQLANELNEADVLIIGRGGGSIEELWAFNEEEVAKAIFHSQIPIISAVGHETDFTIADFVADLRAPTPTGAAEMAVPHIEDLTERILNRESRLLRALKEQMTLKSERLSRIQKSYAFRYPQKLYEQKLEQVDRLTEQLERGSRKLFHQKIDEWQKIQKRMQRKPLNDLLLASKEQQEKMQKQLNKIILNILAAKEKDFSHKIATLEALNPLKIMDRGYSLVYTKEENLVKSVKQIKENDQVKIKVPDGIINCLVTEIEE from the coding sequence ATGAAAGACCAACGCTATTTAACAGTGAATGCTCTTACTAAATATATAAAGAGAAAATTTGATGCTGACCCGCATTTGCAGGACGTCTTGGTAAAGGGTGAAATTTCGAATTTTAAACAGCATTCCAGCGGTCATATGTATTTTACGTTAAAGGATGAAAAGGCCCGCGTTCTTGCTGTTATGTTTTCAAGCAATAATCGGGGAATGAAATTTTCGCCTGAAAATGGGATGAAGGTTCTTATTAGAGGTGATCTTACCGTTTATGAGCCAAGCGGCCAGTATCAAATCTACATTAAAGAAATGCATCCTGACGGAATTGGCGATTTATATTTAGCCTTTGAACAGTTAAAAGAACGGCTTGAAAAGGAAGGAATTTTTTCACCTCAAAATAAAAAACCCATTCCTAAATTCCCAAAGACAGTCGGTATTATAACATCCCCAACTGGAGCAGCAATCCGTGATATATTAACAACGATTAAGAGGCGTTATCCTGTAGTAAATATCACAATATTCCCTGCACTTGTCCAAGGGTTACAGGCGGCACCATCTATTGTGAAGCAAATACAATTAGCCAATGAATTAAATGAAGCAGATGTGCTTATTATTGGGCGTGGCGGTGGTTCGATTGAAGAGCTTTGGGCTTTTAATGAAGAAGAGGTGGCAAAAGCCATTTTCCATTCGCAAATTCCCATCATTTCTGCTGTTGGACATGAAACCGATTTTACCATTGCTGATTTTGTGGCTGATTTACGTGCTCCCACACCAACAGGTGCGGCTGAGATGGCTGTCCCCCATATTGAGGATCTGACAGAAAGAATTCTAAATCGAGAGTCGCGATTACTAAGGGCACTAAAGGAACAAATGACGTTAAAAAGCGAAAGACTATCTAGAATTCAAAAATCATATGCTTTCCGTTACCCGCAGAAATTGTACGAACAAAAGCTCGAGCAGGTAGACAGATTAACTGAGCAGCTAGAAAGAGGTTCTAGAAAGCTATTCCATCAAAAAATTGACGAATGGCAGAAAATACAGAAACGGATGCAGCGAAAGCCATTGAACGACCTGCTATTAGCTTCTAAAGAACAACAGGAAAAAATGCAAAAGCAGCTCAATAAAATCATACTAAATATTTTAGCCGCTAAAGAGAAAGATTTTTCACATAAAATTGCTACGTTAGAAGCACTAAATCCATTGAAAATTATGGATAGAGGCTATAGTCTTGTTTATACAAAGGAAGAAAACTTAGTTAAATCCGTTAAACAAATTAAGGAAAATGATCAAGTAAAAATAAAGGTGCCAGATGGAATAATAAATTGCCTTGTTACGGAAATAGAGGAGTGA
- the folD gene encoding bifunctional methylenetetrahydrofolate dehydrogenase/methenyltetrahydrofolate cyclohydrolase FolD: protein MTVNLIDGKEIARQKKTFIAEEVEKLKKEGIIPGLAVILVGNNQASRTYVSSKEKTCKDLGMHSELIELPEEVSEEELLGKVIELNEDPNIHGILVQLPLPHHIDEVKVIETISPDKDVDGFHPVNIGRMMTGQDAFLPCTPYGVMEMLDFINVDISGKHVVVVGRSNIVGKPAGQLFLNKHATVTYCHSKTTDLKKFTRQADIIVAAVGKVNFITKEHVKEGAIVIDVGINRNSEGKLCGDVDFDEVKEVASYITPVPGGVGPMTITMLMFNTLKAAKSIQQKNAK from the coding sequence ATGACTGTGAATTTGATTGATGGAAAAGAAATAGCTAGACAAAAAAAGACCTTTATCGCTGAAGAGGTAGAAAAACTAAAAAAAGAAGGCATTATTCCGGGACTTGCCGTGATTTTAGTCGGAAATAACCAGGCATCAAGAACATATGTCTCGAGTAAAGAAAAAACTTGTAAGGACCTTGGAATGCATTCGGAGTTAATTGAGCTGCCTGAAGAGGTAAGTGAAGAAGAACTTCTTGGGAAAGTAATAGAACTTAATGAGGACCCAAATATTCATGGGATTTTAGTACAATTGCCATTGCCTCATCATATTGATGAAGTGAAAGTAATTGAAACCATTTCTCCGGATAAAGATGTAGATGGGTTTCATCCCGTTAATATTGGAAGAATGATGACGGGACAGGATGCGTTTCTGCCATGTACCCCATATGGAGTTATGGAAATGCTTGATTTTATAAATGTAGATATTTCAGGCAAGCATGTGGTTGTCGTAGGACGCAGTAATATTGTAGGAAAACCAGCAGGCCAGTTATTCCTAAATAAGCATGCAACGGTTACATATTGCCATTCTAAAACAACAGATTTGAAAAAATTTACTAGACAAGCAGATATTATTGTGGCAGCTGTTGGTAAGGTGAATTTCATAACGAAGGAGCATGTTAAGGAAGGTGCTATCGTTATCGATGTTGGAATAAACCGAAATAGTGAAGGTAAGCTTTGCGGAGACGTGGACTTCGATGAAGTGAAGGAAGTAGCAAGCTATATTACACCTGTACCAGGCGGCGTTGGTCCAATGACAATAACAATGCTTATGTTTAATACATTAAAGGCGGCTAAGTCCATTCAGCAAAAAAATGCAAAGTAA
- the nusB gene encoding transcription antitermination factor NusB, which translates to MKRRTAREKALQAIFQIDVSEVDPASAIEHVLENAPSNEFLNQLVNGVVENKEAIDEIIKKNLENWTLERLATVDRNLLRLSVYELLFCKDTPQNVVIDEGIEIAKLYGDDQSSKFINGVLSKIKHQL; encoded by the coding sequence ATGAAAAGAAGAACAGCAAGAGAAAAAGCATTACAAGCCATTTTTCAAATTGATGTAAGCGAAGTAGATCCAGCCTCAGCCATTGAACATGTTTTAGAGAATGCGCCAAGCAATGAATTTCTTAATCAGCTTGTCAATGGAGTTGTAGAAAACAAAGAAGCTATTGACGAAATAATTAAGAAAAATTTAGAAAATTGGACATTGGAAAGATTGGCAACAGTTGATCGAAATCTTTTAAGACTATCCGTTTATGAGCTTTTATTTTGCAAGGATACACCCCAAAATGTCGTTATAGACGAGGGAATTGAAATTGCAAAATTATATGGGGATGATCAATCAAGCAAGTTTATAAATGGTGTTCTTTCCAAGATAAAGCATCAGCTTTAA
- a CDS encoding Asp23/Gls24 family envelope stress response protein — protein sequence MSHENNGLGKIEIAPEVIEVIAGIAASEVEGVAQMRGNFATGVVERLGKKNHGKGVKVELSEDGIKVDVYCSMVFGVSIPNVAQKIQDNIRQALLNMTALEAQEVNVHVVGIVFENQKQAVEYEQEI from the coding sequence ATGAGTCATGAAAACAATGGATTAGGAAAAATTGAGATTGCTCCAGAAGTAATTGAAGTCATTGCTGGAATTGCCGCATCAGAAGTAGAAGGAGTAGCGCAAATGCGTGGAAACTTCGCTACAGGCGTTGTAGAACGTTTAGGGAAGAAAAATCATGGCAAAGGGGTAAAAGTCGAGCTTTCTGAGGACGGTATTAAGGTAGATGTATATTGTTCAATGGTATTCGGCGTCTCCATTCCAAATGTTGCCCAGAAAATTCAAGACAATATCCGACAAGCATTATTGAATATGACTGCACTAGAAGCACAAGAAGTAAATGTTCATGTTGTTGGAATCGTTTTTGAAAATCAAAAACAAGCAGTTGAGTACGAGCAAGAAATATAA
- the accC gene encoding acetyl-CoA carboxylase biotin carboxylase subunit, with amino-acid sequence MIKKLLIANRGEIAVRIIRACREMEIETVAVFSEADKEALHVQLADEAYCIGPTASKDSYLNFTNIISVAKLTDCDAIHPGYGFLAENADFAELCRECNIIFVGPTPEAITKMGTKDIARETMKEAGVPIVPGSNGIIKDIEEAIELANKIEYPVIIKATAGGGGKGIRVARNEQELVKGINITQQEALTAFGNPGVYLEKYIEDFRHVEIQVLADTFGNTVHLGERDCSIQRRLQKLLEETPSPALDGETREEMGNAAVKAAKAVDYTGAGTIEFIYDYQNRKFYFMEMNTRIQVEHPVTEMVTGVDLIKEQIKVASGEKLNFSQKDVTFNGWSIECRINAENPEKNFMPSAGRINMYLPPGGLGVRVDSAAYPGYMIPPYYDSMIAKVITYGATRDEAIARMKRALSEFVIEGVHTTIPFHLKLLSHEKFVDGQFNTKFLEMYNVMQRED; translated from the coding sequence ATGATTAAAAAACTGCTAATTGCAAACCGAGGAGAAATCGCTGTTCGGATCATTCGTGCTTGCCGTGAAATGGAGATTGAAACGGTCGCCGTCTTTTCTGAGGCTGATAAAGAAGCTCTTCATGTCCAGCTTGCCGATGAAGCATATTGCATTGGACCGACAGCATCTAAAGATAGCTATCTAAATTTCACCAATATCATTAGTGTCGCAAAGCTAACCGATTGTGATGCGATTCATCCAGGCTATGGCTTCCTAGCGGAAAATGCAGATTTTGCAGAGCTATGCCGTGAATGTAATATTATTTTCGTAGGGCCAACGCCAGAAGCCATTACGAAAATGGGAACGAAGGATATTGCAAGAGAAACAATGAAGGAAGCAGGCGTACCGATTGTCCCTGGTTCGAATGGAATTATTAAGGATATCGAGGAAGCTATTGAACTTGCTAACAAGATTGAATATCCAGTTATTATTAAAGCTACAGCAGGCGGCGGCGGAAAAGGTATCCGCGTTGCCCGTAATGAGCAAGAGCTTGTAAAGGGAATTAACATAACACAGCAGGAAGCTTTAACGGCTTTTGGCAACCCTGGTGTTTATTTAGAGAAATATATTGAGGATTTCCGCCATGTTGAAATTCAAGTTTTAGCTGATACATTCGGAAACACAGTTCATCTAGGGGAAAGAGACTGCTCGATTCAAAGACGTCTTCAAAAGCTATTAGAAGAAACACCATCTCCCGCATTAGATGGTGAAACACGTGAAGAAATGGGAAATGCTGCCGTAAAAGCTGCAAAAGCAGTTGATTATACAGGCGCTGGCACGATAGAATTTATATATGATTACCAGAATCGCAAATTTTACTTTATGGAAATGAATACCCGGATTCAGGTTGAGCACCCAGTTACAGAAATGGTAACAGGAGTTGACTTAATAAAGGAACAAATAAAAGTGGCATCAGGTGAAAAGCTGAATTTTTCGCAAAAGGATGTTACATTTAATGGCTGGTCAATTGAATGCCGAATTAATGCAGAAAATCCAGAGAAGAATTTTATGCCATCCGCAGGAAGAATTAACATGTATCTTCCTCCAGGCGGTTTAGGAGTTCGTGTTGATTCTGCGGCATATCCGGGATATATGATTCCCCCTTATTACGACTCCATGATTGCAAAGGTAATCACCTATGGCGCAACTAGGGACGAAGCCATCGCCCGAATGAAAAGAGCATTAAGCGAGTTTGTTATTGAAGGTGTGCACACAACTATTCCATTCCATTTAAAGCTTCTTAGTCATGAAAAATTTGTGGATGGTCAATTCAACACTAAATTTTTAGAAATGTATAATGTTATGCAGAGAGAAGACTAA
- the accB gene encoding acetyl-CoA carboxylase biotin carboxyl carrier protein: MLKVQEIRELIKLVDQSNIDEFVYEHEGSKIKMKKKTAEAVVVQPDKISAQEVQVPQPVQTAAVQQVPVETAVQEPVKEAEVNTKNLHKIVSPMVGTFYQSSSPDADPYVKAGSKVSNDSIVCIVEAMKLFNEIEAEVNGEIVEVLVKDGQLVEYGQPLFLVKAE, translated from the coding sequence ATGTTAAAAGTACAAGAAATTCGTGAGCTTATTAAGCTTGTCGATCAGTCAAATATTGATGAATTTGTATATGAGCATGAAGGATCAAAAATTAAAATGAAAAAGAAAACGGCTGAAGCAGTTGTTGTTCAGCCAGACAAGATTTCAGCCCAGGAAGTTCAAGTTCCACAGCCAGTACAAACTGCAGCTGTTCAACAGGTTCCAGTTGAAACTGCTGTTCAAGAACCTGTTAAGGAAGCAGAGGTTAATACGAAGAACCTACATAAAATTGTTTCTCCAATGGTTGGTACATTCTATCAATCCTCATCTCCAGATGCAGATCCATATGTTAAGGCAGGCTCTAAGGTTTCTAATGACTCGATTGTTTGTATCGTAGAAGCAATGAAACTTTTCAATGAAATTGAAGCCGAAGTCAATGGGGAAATTGTTGAAGTTCTAGTTAAAGATGGGCAATTGGTAGAATACGGCCAGCCATTATTTTTAGTAAAAGCAGAATAA
- a CDS encoding methyl-accepting chemotaxis protein, with the protein MSQSIAEISSGIQFQTDTVLDITYSLERANQLTDRASLLIEKLHNDSIEAEQITEKGRSLVHHLRNNLEHSYNEIHKVYNEISSLANLVNETSNFSASIRAIAEQTNLLALNASIEAARAGESGKGFAVVAEEVRKLADTTGKTAKQITDNLNRIMMNTEETKNNVQLAGNKVSSNLTLSDETHEAFQDVYQKFNFLKEDISSYDFLTKEINESSKSISKSANEFSAVIEQTCSALQELSSTVSLQTQHHNHLVHVAVNANKSMEELIKLQGK; encoded by the coding sequence ATGAGCCAGTCCATTGCTGAAATTTCCTCAGGTATTCAATTCCAAACTGATACTGTTCTTGACATTACCTATTCACTTGAACGTGCCAATCAACTAACAGATCGTGCAAGTTTGCTTATTGAAAAACTTCATAATGATTCTATTGAGGCTGAGCAAATCACAGAAAAGGGACGTTCTCTCGTTCATCATTTAAGAAATAATTTAGAGCATTCCTATAATGAGATACATAAAGTTTATAATGAAATTTCCTCACTTGCCAATCTTGTGAATGAAACTTCCAATTTTTCAGCCAGCATTCGTGCAATAGCTGAGCAAACGAACCTTTTGGCACTCAATGCATCCATAGAAGCAGCAAGAGCCGGTGAAAGCGGAAAGGGCTTTGCGGTTGTTGCAGAAGAAGTAAGAAAGCTAGCTGATACAACTGGAAAAACAGCCAAACAAATCACTGACAATCTTAATAGAATTATGATGAATACAGAAGAGACGAAAAACAATGTTCAATTAGCAGGGAATAAAGTTAGCAGCAATCTTACGCTTTCAGATGAAACACATGAAGCATTTCAAGATGTATATCAAAAATTTAATTTTTTAAAAGAAGATATTTCAAGCTATGACTTCCTTACAAAAGAAATAAATGAATCATCTAAGTCCATCAGTAAGTCTGCTAACGAATTCAGTGCGGTGATCGAACAAACTTGCTCTGCCTTACAAGAGCTTTCCTCGACAGTTAGTTTGCAGACACAACACCATAATCATTTAGTTCATGTGGCAGTAAATGCAAATAAATCAATGGAAGAATTGATTAAACTGCAGGGAAAATAG
- a CDS encoding SpoIIIAH-like family protein, whose translation MLLKKQTVWLLTMLSLVVVLSVYYITSPEQNGNNLANPTEEAQQSNETAVENLDDSAIITNASGDEMFEALRLKLNDERSKMIEELTAKMANTELPAEEISAAKDQIDLLDALAKKEEMLETLIRAMNYEDVLVRAEGKNVRVTVKAKELSRSAANDIIREVNNEIGGLQAVTVEFKAPK comes from the coding sequence ATGTTATTAAAAAAACAAACTGTCTGGTTATTAACTATGCTAAGCCTAGTCGTTGTATTGTCGGTGTACTATATTACATCACCAGAGCAAAATGGAAATAATCTAGCAAATCCGACTGAGGAAGCCCAGCAGTCAAATGAAACAGCAGTAGAGAATTTAGATGATAGTGCAATTATTACTAATGCATCTGGAGATGAAATGTTTGAAGCATTACGCCTGAAGTTAAATGATGAGCGCAGTAAAATGATTGAAGAGTTAACGGCTAAGATGGCTAATACAGAGCTTCCTGCCGAGGAAATCAGCGCGGCAAAGGATCAGATTGACCTGCTTGATGCCCTAGCTAAAAAAGAAGAAATGCTAGAAACATTAATTCGTGCCATGAATTACGAAGATGTACTAGTACGTGCAGAGGGGAAAAATGTTCGTGTGACTGTGAAAGCGAAAGAACTTTCCCGTTCAGCCGCAAACGACATTATTCGTGAAGTTAATAACGAAATTGGCGGTCTTCAGGCAGTAACAGTAGAATTTAAAGCTCCAAAGTAA
- the spoIIIAG gene encoding stage III sporulation protein AG gives MDKDKGPLTLLKKWLSKDDQPDKKPGKYQYLLLVLLFGAAIMLISNMFFNDKSSNSNIPVMNNNQKTNEEEDIPAFGQKQKAGNDMIAAYERAYEAQLKEALDTIVGVDDVTVVVNVDATEAKVLEKNRTSKTQVTDETDREGGKRNVEDISNEEHLVITRRGEEEVPIVLETKKPKIRGVLVVAKGAENITVKGWIIEAVTRALDVPSHRVAVMPKKTKGE, from the coding sequence ATGGATAAAGATAAAGGGCCTTTAACATTATTGAAAAAATGGCTTTCCAAAGATGATCAGCCTGATAAAAAGCCTGGGAAGTATCAATATTTGCTTCTTGTCCTCCTCTTTGGAGCAGCCATTATGCTAATTAGCAATATGTTCTTTAATGACAAGTCTTCGAATTCAAACATACCTGTTATGAATAATAATCAAAAAACGAATGAGGAAGAGGATATTCCAGCATTTGGCCAGAAGCAGAAGGCAGGCAATGACATGATTGCTGCTTATGAACGGGCTTATGAAGCCCAGTTGAAAGAAGCACTTGATACTATCGTTGGAGTAGACGATGTGACAGTGGTCGTTAATGTAGATGCGACTGAAGCGAAGGTCCTCGAGAAGAACAGGACTAGCAAAACTCAAGTTACTGACGAAACCGATCGTGAAGGCGGTAAGAGAAATGTCGAGGATATTTCGAACGAAGAGCATCTGGTGATTACAAGAAGGGGAGAAGAAGAGGTTCCGATTGTACTAGAAACGAAGAAGCCCAAAATAAGAGGAGTTCTAGTTGTTGCAAAAGGTGCTGAAAATATAACAGTAAAAGGCTGGATTATTGAGGCGGTAACAAGAGCACTAGATGTTCCTAGTCATAGAGTTGCTGTCATGCCTAAAAAAACTAAGGGGGAATAA
- the spoIIIAF gene encoding stage III sporulation protein AF, giving the protein MDFIKEWITNIILFVLLATVIDMLLPNSNLQKYTKMVTGLLLIAVILTPVLKLISNDFEKVLASVPAIEGPGEKNLENSIEMKKREIQAWQDAYILEDMAVQLEKLAEEELMAQYQLEISRIAVEVDEKADSTFPENLLKVTVQLKAKAETKEAVEVVKKVEINTRESLPSNNPTSETEKIASLLAEKWNMNEEKIEVRVEGGKLKKDG; this is encoded by the coding sequence ATGGATTTTATTAAGGAATGGATTACAAATATTATTTTGTTTGTCTTATTAGCAACAGTGATCGACATGCTGCTTCCAAATTCAAATTTGCAAAAGTACACAAAAATGGTGACAGGGCTATTACTTATTGCCGTTATTTTAACACCTGTCTTAAAGCTCATTTCGAATGATTTCGAAAAAGTGCTCGCATCTGTACCAGCAATCGAGGGTCCTGGAGAAAAAAACTTAGAAAATTCAATTGAAATGAAGAAAAGAGAAATACAAGCCTGGCAAGATGCATATATTCTAGAAGACATGGCTGTCCAATTAGAAAAACTAGCTGAAGAGGAGCTGATGGCACAGTATCAATTAGAAATTTCAAGAATTGCTGTTGAAGTTGATGAAAAAGCCGATAGCACTTTCCCGGAAAACCTTCTTAAGGTAACAGTCCAGTTGAAGGCTAAAGCAGAAACAAAGGAAGCTGTTGAAGTCGTTAAAAAAGTCGAAATCAATACGCGGGAATCTCTTCCTTCGAACAATCCAACTAGTGAAACTGAAAAAATTGCCTCTCTATTAGCGGAAAAATGGAATATGAATGAAGAAAAAATTGAAGTTCGGGTAGAAGGAGGGAAGTTGAAAAAGGATGGATAA
- the spoIIIAE gene encoding stage III sporulation protein AE codes for MEQRLQKILFLNLLFFFLLIPSVQASPQTEEVNNTISPQALVNSQLDSLNIDELKSFWEKISTEYGGFLPESQKGTLYEFLKGEKKFSFKDWTSGFMKFIFHEFIVNGKLLGSLILLTIFSMFLQSLQNSFEKSTVSKAAYAIVFMVLIILALNSFHIAISYTQEAIDTMISFILALIPLLLALIASSGGLVSAAFFHPVILFLMNISGLLIQYVVLPLLFLSALLSIVSIMSDHYKVTQLANLLRNWSIALLGLFLTVFLGVISVQGASAAVTDGVAIRTAKFITGNFIPVIGRMFTDATDTVISASVLLKNTVGIAGVAILILIAAFPAIKILMIAFIYKFAAAILQPLGGGPIISCLDIISKSVIYVFAALAVVSLMFFLSITVIIAAGNLTMMVR; via the coding sequence ATGGAGCAACGGCTGCAGAAAATATTATTTCTCAATCTACTATTCTTCTTTTTACTAATACCAAGTGTACAAGCCTCTCCGCAAACAGAAGAAGTAAACAATACAATTAGTCCGCAAGCACTTGTTAATTCACAGCTTGATTCTCTCAATATCGATGAATTAAAAAGCTTCTGGGAAAAAATTAGCACCGAGTATGGAGGCTTTTTGCCTGAAAGTCAGAAAGGCACATTATATGAATTTCTAAAAGGGGAGAAGAAATTTTCCTTTAAAGACTGGACTTCAGGGTTCATGAAATTCATCTTCCATGAATTTATTGTCAATGGAAAACTATTAGGCTCACTCATATTGCTTACAATATTCAGCATGTTTCTGCAATCGCTGCAAAACTCCTTCGAAAAGAGCACGGTAAGCAAGGCGGCATATGCGATTGTATTTATGGTTTTAATCATCCTTGCACTAAACAGTTTCCATATAGCCATCAGCTATACTCAGGAAGCAATTGATACGATGATTTCTTTTATTCTTGCGCTAATACCATTATTACTCGCTTTAATCGCCTCATCTGGAGGGCTTGTATCCGCTGCGTTTTTCCATCCAGTCATTCTATTTTTAATGAATATAAGCGGTTTACTAATTCAATATGTTGTATTGCCATTATTATTTCTATCGGCATTGCTCAGTATTGTCAGTATCATGTCTGATCACTACAAGGTAACTCAGCTTGCAAATTTACTGCGAAATTGGAGTATTGCCCTGCTTGGTCTGTTCTTAACCGTATTCTTAGGAGTAATTTCCGTTCAAGGAGCATCTGCTGCTGTAACAGATGGAGTGGCGATTAGGACGGCTAAATTTATTACCGGCAATTTCATACCTGTTATAGGCAGAATGTTCACAGACGCAACAGATACAGTCATCAGCGCCTCTGTTTTACTAAAAAACACTGTCGGAATTGCTGGTGTGGCTATCTTAATTCTTATTGCGGCATTCCCTGCAATCAAAATTCTCATGATTGCGTTCATTTATAAATTTGCAGCTGCTATTTTACAGCCTTTAGGCGGCGGGCCTATTATCTCCTGCCTTGACATTATTAGTAAAAGTGTCATCTATGTATTTGCTGCACTAGCCGTTGTTTCCCTTATGTTCTTTCTAAGTATCACTGTAATCATTGCAGCTGGAAACTTGACGATGATGGTCAGGTAG
- the spoIIIAD gene encoding stage III sporulation protein AD codes for MEIIQIVGVALVATFLALIVKEQKPNFAFLLIVFVGCAIFLFLVDQIYAIIHMIERIAINAKVNMIYIETILKIIGIAYIAEFAAQITKDAGQGAIASKIELGGKILILAMAIPILTVMIETIIQMIPS; via the coding sequence ATTGAAATTATTCAAATAGTCGGAGTCGCACTTGTAGCAACCTTTCTTGCTTTAATTGTGAAGGAACAGAAACCAAACTTTGCTTTTTTGCTCATTGTATTTGTTGGTTGTGCGATTTTCCTTTTTTTAGTCGATCAAATTTATGCCATCATCCACATGATTGAAAGAATCGCTATCAATGCAAAAGTAAATATGATTTACATTGAAACAATCTTAAAAATTATCGGCATTGCCTATATTGCTGAATTTGCAGCTCAAATAACGAAGGATGCTGGCCAAGGAGCAATTGCTTCAAAGATTGAACTAGGAGGAAAAATACTTATTCTGGCAATGGCGATCCCAATATTAACAGTCATGATTGAAACGATTATTCAAATGATACCTAGCTAA